From the genome of Acidimicrobiales bacterium:
ACGTACTTGCTCCGGCAGGGCGACCCGAACGGGTTGGCCGTGGCGCAGCCCTGGATGATCTCCGAGAAGCCGATGTCGTTGCCGCCGATGCCGATCGACACGATCCGGGTGCCGGCCTCGAGCGCGTCCATCTGGGGCGGGTTGGGGCCGAGGTCGACGTCCTGGGGGGCCGTCATGTGGTCGGTCTTCGCCCCGCTGCAGCTGACGTCGCGGAGCGACACGCCGAGCTGGGCGGCGGTCACGCGCGGGTAGTCGCGGTCCGACCGCAGGCAGCCGAGCGGGATCAGCACCTGGTTGGGGATCAGCGGCCCGGCCGTGAACGAGTCGCCCAGGGCGACGTAGGACTCGCCGGCGGCACCGGCCGACGGCATCCCGACCAGGCTCGCCAGCAGCGCGAGCACGACCGCGACGGCACCGAGCGCCGAAGCGCGCTTCCTCATGGGGTCCCCTCCCTCGACGGCCACCCACCGC
Proteins encoded in this window:
- a CDS encoding SGNH/GDSL hydrolase family protein is translated as MRKRASALGAVAVVLALLASLVGMPSAGAAGESYVALGDSFTAGPLIPNQVLIPLGCLRSDRDYPRVTAAQLGVSLRDVSCSGAKTDHMTAPQDVDLGPNPPQMDALEAGTRIVSIGIGGNDIGFSEIIQGCATANPFGSPCRSKYVVNGVDTISQRISATAPKVAAVLAAIRARSPQARIYVVGYPAILPDSGIGCWPSMPIAWNDVSYLRAKEKELNSMLAGRAAAAGAFYVDTYTPSIGKDTCASSSTRWVEPIVPANAAAPVHPNARGMAGMGGVLTARINATGGR